The Kwoniella newhampshirensis strain CBS 13917 chromosome 2, whole genome shotgun sequence DNA segment CCTGATCGACCTGACGTGGACAAACATTGTTCTGGACATGACCGTCTTGTGGCTCTGATTGATATATCTCTCTGCGAATCATGCGTCTTTACATCTGTCGTTACGGCTAGAAGCAAGAGGGTTCATGCTACGCGCTCATGCCTTCGCACCAGACTTATTGTACGACATGGTGGCCGACGCAGCCCGAAATGTCTGTACCCTCCtactcttccacttcaACACTTCTTGTCGAGATGAGCTTCCTCATATCGCCTACGTAGCCGGTATGTGTCGATGAACACCGCTGCGTCGACCTCGTGATCCTGCCGCTTTGAAAGAAAGCCATATGTTTGGTCCGTATGATGCACCGCTGCGGCAATCGCGGTTGACGTCGAGAGCGATAATAAAACTTGGCAACTTACCTGACACTGGGCGATACTGAGTACCCTCTGGTAGACGAAAGAAAAGTGACTGATCATCGTGATGATCCATCTCGCCTCAGTACGAAACCAATCTCACCAGATTATCATGATCGAGCTTCGCGCGTTTCACGATGGAGCCTCCTCTATCGATGGTTCATAAGTCATGCTGTGACGATAGGTCCAAAAGCATCAAGCAGCACCCGACTGGTCACCTCTCGTCGGCCGGTCACAGGGCATATGGGATAGGTTCACCACCAAACATATATGTAccaggagagagaaagagagcaCGACACTTCAAATTGGGCAGACAACGATTGCTGTAATCTGCGATTTCAAGGAAGTTGAGCATTCTTCCAGAGAACTTTGTCAGTTTTCTTCAGTCCAGTCAAGGCATTAATCAAGTACCCAATCGAGCTGAGGGACGATCGTCGGCCTTGGCGCCAGCTTATGCTCTTTGCTGGGTGGGAAGGGGACCGGGATGGCCAAGCTTGCCAGTCCTTCGCGCCCAGAAACAGCGACATTAAGCTTATTCTAACTTCGCTGGGGCTGAGTATGAATGTCTCGAGGAGGTACCATTAACACGTTCGTCGTATGGCTTCGCTTTTTTTCCCGTCTGTCAGCAGACTCCATGAAGAGAAACACCTTATTTCACGCTTGGACGTGAGCTGTGTACATCGTAACGTAGGGATCTTCGTCGAATTGCAGGAGGAGGGCGGCAAAGTAGTTCAAGCGAGAGACTCGGATTCGGTGCACTCGCAATCCTGGGACCTGATAAACGGGACAGTCGATCGTTAAGAGACTTCGCCGCTCTACCAACAGTGTCTAGATCCAATTTGCTTGCACATAGGCGCTCTTTAATGTTGTGATTTTTTTGGAGGCGTTGTTCAACTCTCCGCTTCCGATGTTTGGCTGCAGCTACACAAAGATCGGGACACAGAGTCAAAGCCACAAAACCTCCGAGAAGCCAGGGGCAGAAGTCATAGACATGATTTTGTTTGACACCTGACTGAAGAGGGTTCTGCTAGAAATCTGGAAGCAGTCCCCAACGAAGCGAGTAATCAGACTTTTGTCCAGCACACACAAGCCACGTCCAGATTGACAGGAGCTGAGACCGCCATCACTGTAATCGAACGTGGGACCACACCGAAATACTCTCATTTCAGTTTGTACAATATTTTGATGCGAGCATACCGGTTCAACGAGAATAGTGCACTCAGGTCAGATCATGAATATGCAGAAATGAGATGATATGGGTCGTCTACAAAATGATAACCAGCGCGCAGAATTCTAAACAACCTATACACTCTGGTGTCAGCTGTCATCGGTTCCGCATCGACGGGTAtatcaactcaccttcggaGCCAACATCAGTATCTTgccccatcttcctccttgaccgGCTGCCCCCCCCTTtgccttcctcaactcaTTCGCAACTGGTCCCACAATCCTTGTCCCTAACATCTCTCCCTTGTTATTCAGCAGAACGGCAGCATTGTCATCGAACCTGATTGTCATCCCAGACTATCAGCTTGTCCCAGAGTACTGAGGGGCTAGCTGAGAAGTGTGGACGTACCTGACAACACTCCCATCTGGTCTTTGAacggtcttcttcactctgACAACTACGGCTCTTCTCACGTCCCCTTTTCGGATTTTTTGGATattggaagatgagctgGGGTTCTTGATCACCTCGTGCGCGGGGATCGGCCTAGCTTTGTTGACTACACAGACGATTTCGTCGCCTTTAGAGTTATGAATGATCAGTCGTTGCTACCCTAGCAGATCTTTCGTGTTTTAAAAataggagaggaggaaggagacaAATGATGTGTATGTACTGGAGTCGTGCGATGAGACAGAGAACGCTACTCACCGACAGTCGCAGTACCTGGAGACTTGAGTCTACTTTTTACTTTCAAGACGTTGATACATTCTACTCTGAGAGCACCGGTGTTGTCGATGACCTGAAAATGAAACGACTAGGTCAGCAGCGAACTGGATCGAATTGGCAAGGCATAGGTCTCAAACGAAGAGCTTCTGTCCAGCTGGTGCAACTGGAGACTTCTGGTAGACCTCACTCACGTTAAGAACACCTTTCAAGCCGATCATTTTGGCGTGTATGAATGAGGTGTGAGACAAGTATACGTATGAATCAAGATAGTAACGATTCATTGAACGACTTTTGCTACGCAGATGAACACCCAGAAACCAAATTTGATTCCGTCGATTTCTTCGGGTTTCGTCCCtgtcaacatcatcaaccgATAAGTCGCGCGTCTCAACAACATCACACAAAAGCGGGTTTCAACATTGTCTGTACCGTCTCCGGGTCCACGACAGCTCTCATCTCGTGTACGAGACCCTCGTTGATCGCGCACGTACGCGTGAGAATCGTTCTGCGAGATAATGAGCactccctctcatcctgcGTTGAACTGGCCGCGGACGGACGGAGATCCTTCCCGTTGGCCGGAGACTCAACCGCCTAGCAACACAGATTGGTACTATGAGGATGTCCCTCTTTCCGATCCGAAATACAAATTGTACGAGCAAAAGACGGGAGAGTTCTTGGCGCAGAGATTGGGCTTGCCagtcgatggtgagtttctTTGGGACAGATGTACTGTATGACCCGGCATGTCGCGATGCCGAACGGGCTCAAGGAGCACGAGATAGTGGATGACGTGAGCTGATGCTGGGTGATCAACGTGGTCAGCTTCGCAGCAGAGGGTCCCGATGCCAAAACACTACAGGCTCTTCGCTCATAGAAAGAGACAACCTGATAACAGCATCAGAACAGATTTCTACCTTTTCGTGAGTCGGGTTTCGAAAAGTCAACGGCAAGCGACGAGAGCTGATACTGTCACCCGGTGATTGCGCAGGGCTCAGCAAATACTCTAAAGGTGCGTGGATTCCTCCTATTCGCACGACTCTCCGCTGCTTCCGCGGGCTTAGATGTTGCATTAAGCCAGCTGACGACACCTGACAGTTCCGAAGTGTACCCGAATTCCTGGAACATGCGTTTTGGTTGATGGACACCTCAAGATCCCTTGATGATCACAGTCAGGCGAGTGCACCTCTGCAGCCATGACAGCCAAACCAGTTGAGCTGACGCGCATACTACAGTGCCTTTGTCCTTATAGTAAGAACGGAAAAGCTCGCAAGTCTTTGACCGGTACGAGTTCAATAAAGCGAGGTTCGAGCACGTCGCCTCTGAAAGAGGGACccatgaagaagaagaaggtggcaGCTACTCAGAgtgaagcggaagaggaggacggaCTGGCCGGAGTCGTGCCAGAACGAGCGGAAGAACTGACATCACAACGGCGTTTCCGTAAGTCCACATCCTTCCGCGGACCTCGCCTCCTTGTGGGCATCATCTCCGCTTAATATGACTGACCCAGATTTCGGGCCacaggtcgaggtgaaCTCATTTGGTTCCGAATAAACAATATCGATCCTCCAGCCAAGCTCAAGGGTATGGGTCTTACCCCTCTCACTCATTGGCCAGGTCTTGTTGCCCAAGTCCCGCTCAAGACTCGTGTTCTCCAGTCTGGCGATGTCgcttctgcctcttcaTCTACTGCATGGACCCTCTTCGGCGGTGCTCCTCCCACAGCCCTTCAACCGACAAAACCTGACGTCGTACAGTATTACGAATACCATATCCGACCTCTTGGAATGTTCAGCCCTTcagacgagatcatcaaaCATGGGAAAGACCTCTTACCCTGGTCTATCGGTAGCGAGCTTTTAGcgggagagaaagggtgGGACGCCATTGGTCATCAGGCGGAGAACTACCTCAGAGAAGGCGTCAAGAAAGAGGCAGAAGGGTACAAGGGCAGATCGCTAGACGAATTGGAAGCATTAATCGGTATTGGTCAGAAGTGGAGGGCAAACTGGGCCAAAAGATTACGTTTCTCGGAGATGCCTTGGGAATGGGACGCCGCCGTGTTCAGACTCAGCATAGCTTTGAAGACCGCTCATGTGAGCCCAAAACCTTGACTGCTTTTGGCAAAATTAGTGGAGCTGATCGCAATGTTTGCCTAGGGCATCACGAATGCGTGGACACAAACAGACAAGATTGACATCTTGCCACAAGATACTGATATCACCGAGGATGACATGAAGCTCATCATGTCGCAGAAGAAGACCTTGTACCAGGTGCGCGACTGGCGATCCTGATGCTATGTCAGACTGACAATTATATCTGCAGGGCTTGTGGTGGGGTGGCGAACGGATATGGCTCGAGGACATGGTGCGACTGAAGAAACATCGTTCAGACCTACCGACGGATGATATCCTGCCGCCAACAGAGGGCGCAGAAGATCGCGCTGTATTTCTCAAGATCCGGTTCGTGATCAGCAACGCATTCGGGAGGGAGCCTTCCTGACATGACATATTGTTGTTCGCAGAGTCATCGCTATCGAGGTCTCACAAGACCAGGCACAGATCAACGAGACCGCTTGGAGATGTGTGTTATACGGTGACGTGTTCGAGCTTGCCATGGAGGGTGCAAACGATCAATTGCCTACTCCCATAACGTCTAACGGGGAGATACCGGTCATGTCGGTATATAATGCTCCGAAGGGATTTGTCTACCGCCAGCTGAATGACCCAGACTCCGAGGTCACCGTCGATATCATCGGTCAGTATGGTCTGGGTTCCGTTGACGAGCCACACTGATTGAGGGACGATTTTCAGACGTGGCCGGACGTGTCTACCCGGACCTCCTGGACAGTGCCACTCAAAGCTGGTTCGTGGATCCTAGCAGACCAAGTGACTCTGCGAAGAGGGTGACACCCGGAGACGGTGCACTGGCTTTGATGGGGCTCAAGACTGGTGGACTGGTCGCGAGCAAGAGCGAGGACtggaagggtgagtgaacaTTGTCCATCACAAACGAGTCTGTGGGGCAGGTCGTTAACGAGGATCTGGGTGCTCTCAGAGGACCTTTGGACAATTGTCCAACAATCGTCAAAAGTATGCGAAACCAAATTGAAGGAGTGGTATGTGCGATTATTGAGAGAAGCGTTGGGTTTGCCCAAGGAAAACAGAAAAGAAAATGGGAGCAATGGAGCATCCGTCCACAAGCCATGATTGAGGGGGACTAAAGGGAACCAGGGCCGTATGTCGATCCGGATACATATATTGCATCGGTTTCCCATCAGCAGATTGTGACCTTGAGCAAGTCATTCATTCAAATGCTACATCGAATGATAAGTAATAGGACTGGAACCAAACAGAAACACGACTTCCGTGAGGAAGTGCCACAAACCCTAATTCCCGAAAATCTTCACTCGCCGTTAAGGGATTTTCCATTTTTGGGTTCTAATCAACAATTTTGCAATTTTGTAATGACCCTTAACGGGGTGATCAAAGAACGTCATTAGAAAACAACAATTCATCACAACACCGCCACCTCCCTGACTGCCTGCGTGGAGTGGCCAGGGTGTAAGTGTGTATCTAAATGTGACGACCCTGTAGTGCGCATTCGTTGGTTTTGTTTTTCTCCTTGTTACTCCTCACTTCTCTCACTCGACATCGATCACCGTCAGATACATTCACATACTCGAgttcactcacatcttcaAAGCTCGGCTGACAGACTCGAACGATTCGCTGGCAAGACATTCAATCGACGGAGACTTCTCGACCCGCCCAGTCTGCGTCAACGCTCGCTCgcctcttcgcctccttTCATCCGACCGTCTGATCCGCCCTCTTCCACGCGATCGACATCAAATCTGTCGCGGACGATCTTgtcccctcttctcctcctcctcctcggacTCCTTCTCAATCTGAATTGACTCGAGACTGAAGGATATCTCCGACCATTGCAATCGGATTGGACAGATACACTATTGCAATCGCAACTTGGCAGATCAGCCCGTCATCAACTCTTTCTGACCTCAAATCCAATAACAACCACTGTCACACTTCCACTTTCTGCACCAAGTGACATAACATCAAGATGCGAGTGACCTCAACGAAGAACTTGATCGCCAGTCTTATCCTGGCGTCATCGGCTTTGGCTCAAAGATTCACTACCACCCTTCCTTTcgctgtgagtgatttgtCTCTGCACCGCTACGTCTTGGCaatccatccttccttcttctaTTCCTCCAACCATCCTATTCATTGTCCAATAAGACATAGCTCGCATCTCTACATCTCCACTCTTATCCATTCCACGAATTCTGCACAATCGGCCATACACTGACTTCTGCACAATTGGCCGAAAACTGACTTCCTCCCCTGTATAGGACGGAGACACCCTTGTCATCTCCACCGGTACAAACGCCAGAGGACTCGCCACCACCGTCACGCTCCAGACCATCACCCCTGGTGTCACTGCAACCACCACTTTACCTTTAGCGGGCGATGATCCCGACGCCACTTTGTCCACTACGTCCTCCACGACTACTAGGAGGACCACGACTGGAAGGACCACTACTACTGCTGCCAACGGAAGACCTACCACAACGTGAGTACGATTGTTCAATGTCTTCCGTCACACCATTGGGATTTCgtgagaagggagaaagcGAGATCTGTGAGGTCCGAACACGCAATACAAGGCCAACGCGTCCAATCGGTTTCGGCTATTctcgagggagaaggagtgcATATGAGACCTTGTGTTCTCCGAGGACAGGTCATTGCAATCTCAACTGCTTGCTAACCGCACGGATTACATAGCGCCCAACGAGTGGTAGGTACTGAAGCTACCACCACTGCTGCTCCCATGAGAACCACTACTTATTGGGTCGACACCGGCGATGGATATTGGACTGATTACACTTGGACCGCTCCAACTACTGCGTGAGTTCCGTTGCTTGCCTCGGTGAATCTCATACCCGGACCTGTTCGATCTCACAATCAAATTGCTATCACAAACAACCGCGACACGAATTGGCACT contains these protein-coding regions:
- a CDS encoding mitochondrial 54S ribosomal uL14m domain-containing protein, whose product is MIGLKGVLNVIDNTGALRVECINVLKVKSRLKSPGTATVGDEIVCVVNKARPIPAHEVIKNPSSSSNIQKIRKGDVRRAVVVRVKKTVQRPDGSVVRFDDNAAVLLNNKGEMLGTRIVGPVANELRKAKGGAAGQGGRWGKILMLAPKVV